GGCGACGTCTCCGACCAGCTGTACGCGGCGTACGCGGAGGGCGAGGACCTGCGCGACCTCGTGAACATCGTCGGCCGCGAGGCGCTCTCCGAGCGGGACAACAAGTTCCTCGACTTCGCCGACCGCTTCGAGGAGGAGTTCGTCCAGCAGGGGTACGACACCAACCGCTCGATCGAGGACACCCTCGAGATCGGCTGGGACCTCCTGTCGACGCTCCCGCGGGAGGAACTCAACCGCGTCGACGAGGAGTTCATCGAGGAGCACTACCGCGAGGGCGACGTGGTCGAGGTCGAGGCCTGACAGCGGCAGCGTTTCGTATCGCCGACGGCTTGCAGTTCTCGTCGCGACGCGAACGGGTTCGGTTCTACGGCCACCGTCGGCAAATGTTCGATCGCACCGAAACAGGTTTTATCACGATATGTCGTTACTCATTCGCATAGAGAAGCCGTTGCTCGTTACCGACTTTCTCGACCGTGCATGGGAGTACTACGCCGACGACGAGGCCGTGGTCGCCACCACCGGAGAGCGATACACCTCAAGTTCTGAGATGGTATTTGAAAAGTCTAATTCGATCCAGTCTCTACGAGCACCGAGGCAGGATATTTTCTATTTTCAGGATTTAAAATTATACTGTCTCATCTCTCGCTCTTAACTACATACCTCCGCCACGAGATCGCCTTTTAATATGAGCTATTACTAATATCCATACAAGACAGAGGATGGGAAAAGCTAGTCGCTTAGTTAACTCTAGAAGGGCTTCTCATTCTCATCGATATACGAATAAGTTTTGAAGTCGCTCTTATCTAAGGCAGTTCCGCCTTCCAGATAGTCGAGAACCGCATGCGACGTACATCGAGTAAATGCAGGCTGAAGGTTAATAGTGTTATAAGTAGTCCACGAGTTTCCGAAACATCCTTCGTCAGGTGGGTTATTATCGAACCAGTCATTAGCCGCATTCGTATAGCCGGTGGCCATGATCGTAGCCTTCCCGCCTTCACCGTGCATATCAGGGTGTCCGTGACTGTGAACGGCCCCCATACAGTGTGCGACCTCGTGAATAGCAGTGTTATACCCATACTGATATCCGGTAAGACGGTTCAGTTCAGCGTGGTTATTATTCGCGTAACAGACGCTTCCTTCCGACGAATAAATTTTTTCGTCGATAGTGGAACGACCGAGATTATAGTCAGAACCTCCATGAATAATGACAAAGTTCATTTGGCCCGGATTCTGGTAAGTTGACGGCACAGCGTCACGAACCGGATCTTCCCAGTCCGAACCGTTTCCGCTGAGGGAAACGTCGTAAGCGCGCCCCAGATCTGAAACATAAACATTATGTACATATCCAACCCATGTTTCTAGCCACGAAGCGAAGTCGTTTAACCCATCACGGACACCGTTAAAGAACGGTTGATCAGGATCACCGACCGAATCACCGGTGTGGATCTTAAATGATAATTCTGTGATGTCTTTCGCAGTATCGCTGTAAGCGGCACCGACACCGGCTATACCTGCGGTGGCAGCTGTAGCACCAGCAGCTCTCATTACGTCACGTCGGGAAAGTTGTCGGTCAGACATCTCAGAACTACATAAAATACGGAAGGTAATAAATTCTTTCCAAGACTAGTCCTATTAGTATCTTATAAAATTACTAAAATTGAAAAGCAGGCTCCTGTTTTGGGCGGGTTTTAGGCCTTAAAACCGATATTGAGGCGGTTGAAGGCGTTATCTAGTGTTCATTCACCTATCGGATCACGTGAGCGGCTTCATTAGTAATCTGCTAAGAGAGAATATAACTTCGAGTCATGGAAAAGCAATCCGATCGCGAGTGTTTCTATCATATTTTGTTATCCTACAAATATTATTTTTAGTATATCGACATTTTCGCTATTCGACAATGAACGGCAAACTTCGCTTCCCAGCTTCCGGTTCATACTGAACAGGGGCCCGTAAACCGGGAAATCGAGAACATATTAGTTATTTTATATATTGCCACAGTATTCCGAAAATAGGAGTTTCAAAATCCCCGGGCATATCGTCCACGGTTGAATAGACGTTAGACAGTGCCAACCTTGCGAAGCTAGAGGCATCACAATAGCCGTTCCGGCCGCTGGACCTGCGCCTTTGAGCGGAACGGAACTGTAAACAGTTATCCGACTGGGGGCACAAGCGACCACCAAGATGGCCAAGGACGTCAAACCCACTCGGAAGGAGTTGATGCAGATCGAGGAGCGCATCGACCTCTCCGAGCGGGGCCACGGCACCCTCGAAAAGAAGCGGGACGGCCTGATCATGGAGTTCATGGACATCCTCGACCGCGCACAGGACGTCCGCGGGGACCTCGCGGAGGACTACGAGCGGGCCCAGAAGAAAATCGACATGGCCCGGGCGATGGAGGGCGACGTCGCGGTCCGCGGGGCCGCCGCCGCGCTGCACGACCACCCCGAGATCACCACCGAGGCCAAGAACATCATGGGCGTCGTCGTCCCGCAGATCGAGTCCTCGCGCGTCTCGAAGGGGCTCGACCAGCGCGGCTACGGTATCATCGGCACCTCCGCGCGCATCGACGAGGCCGCCGAGGCCTACGAGGACCTGCTGGAGAGCATCATCCTCGCCGCCGAGGTCGAGACGGCGATGAAGAAGATGCTGCGGGAGATCGAGACCACGAAACGGCGCGTCAACGCCCTCGAGTTCAAACTCCTGCCCGAACTCCACTCGAACAAGGAGTACATCGAGCAGAAACTCGAAGAGCAAGAGCGCGAGGAGATCTTCCGCCTGAAGAAGATCAAGGAGAAAAAAGAGCAGGAAGAGCGCGAGGCCCGCGAAGCCGAAGCGGAGGCCGCCAGCGACGACGACCTGGAACAGGAGGCGACCGTCGGCGGCCTGCCCGGCGGCGACTGAACGCCGCCCGATGGCCTGCCCGGCGTGTGACGCGGCGACCGTCCCGTTTTCCGTCCCCGAGGAGTACCGCGAGCACGCCCCCGAGAACGCGGCCGCCGCGGCGATCTGTACCCGGTGTCTCACCGTCGTCGCGGCCGACGACGCCGATACCGACCCCGACTTCTCCCGCGTGAGCGACGCCTTCCCCGCCCGCCCCGACCGGGCGGTGCCGCTGGCGCTCGCGCTCGGGCTGTGTTCGTCGCTTGCGACCAACCGGCGGGGGATCGAGGCGCTGCTCGACGCCGTCGAGCGCGCCGGCGCGGACCCCCTGCTGGCGATCGATCGGCTGCTGGCGGATCCGTCGGTCGACCCGGCGATCGACCTCGACCGGCGGCGTCACCAGCTCGAACAGCTGCTGTACTAGTCGACCAGCGTCGAGGAGATGTCCGTCGCCCGCGAGCGGTAGCGCTCGTAGAGGGTCTCGGCCCACGCGACGGCCTCGGGGTCGTCGGCGGTAATCGTCCCGAGGAGGTCGTTGTCGTCGTCGTAGACGAAGACGACGGCGCGGGTCCCGTCGTCGAGGTCGAGCAACGCGAGGCCGTAGGGGATCGAGTCGACCTCGAACAGGCGATACCGGCCGGTCTCGACGTTCTCTCGTTCGCGACTGCGCTCGTGGGGGTCGGACCGCACGTGTGCAGCGAGGTCGGCGCCGACGACGAGTTCACCCGTCATCCCGTCGCGGACCCGCTCGTTGATGAGCCGCGGGGTCGTCGACTGGGAGATGGTCCGCGAGAGCCCGCGCATGCGGTCGGCCTCGGCGAGGAGGCGCTCGAACCGGCTGACCGGCCGGTGGGTCGCCGGTGGGTCGGCCGTCTCGACCGTCGCCCCGGCGAGGAACTCGCGGGCCATCGGCGCGTCGGCCGGCAGCGCCTCCAGTAGCGGGCCGGCGGCGCCGACCTCGCGAGCGTCCGCGAGGAACGCCTCGTAGCAGTCGGCGAGCAACTCGCCGTAGAGGGTGAGGACGTACTCGCCGTCGTCGCGCACGAGGAGACCGGCCGATCGGAGTTCCCTGACGGCACGGTCGACGGTCGAGCGGGAGACGTTCAGTCGATCCGAGAGGTCCGGCTTGCGACGCGGCTCCTCACGCACCGTCCGGACGACGTCAAGGCGGGACCGCAGGGCGTCGAGGGCGGCGATCGTCCGATTGTCTGACACGTGTCGACGTACAGTCACGAGCCGACAAATAGGTAGCGGCCCCGCGGCGGGACTCACCCCGGCGGCGGGAGCCGCGTCGCCTCGGCCCGGTAGCGCCGGTAGACGTCCATCCCCCACTCGAACGCCGCGGGAGACTCGTTGCGGACGACCGCCCGCACCTCGCGACCGTCGGCCGCGACCACGAAGGTGTACCGCCCGTCGGGGCCCTCGAGGAGAGCGAGGCTGTACGGGACCGACGCCCTCGCGTAGACGTCGAACCCGCCGCGGACGATCACCTCGTGGAGCGCCTCCGGGATCGACTCCAGCAAGTAGGCGACGAGGTCGTCGGTGAACACCGCCTCGGCGTCCAGATCGCCGCCGACGGTCCGCTCGTAGATCCGTTCGCGAAAGAGGGGCGTGCGCTCGGCGCCGGAGAAACAGCGAAACAGGGCGGCATCGTCGAGCAACTCGGCGATCTCCTCGACGATTTCGTTCGGCGCGTGCGGTTCGGGTTCGTGAACCGTCGCCCCCTCGAACAGGCGCCGGTCGAGCGGGGCGTCCGCCGGGAGACATTCGAGGTGCGGGCCCGCCTCGCAGACCGTCTCGAGGACGTCGGCGCTGCGCCGACACTCCGCGAGCGCGAGTCGGCCCGGGACGGTGAGGCAGACGCCGTCCGCGTCGCGTTCGAGGAGTTCGAGCGACTCGAGTTCGCGCACCGCCCGGTCGACGGTCGAGCGCGAGCGGTCGAGGGCGTCCGCGAGGGCCGCCTTCGACGCCGGTCCGTCCGCGAGCGCCGCGAGGAGACGTCGCCGCCGGGAGACCGCGCGCAGGGCGTCGAAGTGGTCGTCGCGGGTCATCGTCGCCGTCGACCGGTCGCGCGCGACCGGCAAAAAGGTGGGACATTTCGGTCGGCTCACTGAAACGGGACGACCCGGCGGCGCGGCCGTCACTCCCACAGCGGCCGGACGGTCGTGTGGCGGGTCCGTCCGGACCCGCGCGTCGTGCGGTGACCGGCGTGGCTCTCGGGTGTCGGCGTCTCGCCGGCGTACAGCGACCGGAACGGTTCGAGGGGTTCCCGACCGGTGCCGCTCGCCTGCCGCTCGCCTGCCGCTCGCCCGCCGTTCGTGGATTCACGCGGGCTCTATGAACTCATAACTCCGTGCATTCTGAATTCGTAGCTCGATAGATCCATATCCGAGCGCCGGGTACGACGAACGATGACGACGCGCGAATCGCTCGCAGAACGGTTCCGGGCCCGGCACGCGAACCCGTGGAGCGGCTACACACGGTCGCCCCTCGGGCCGGCGCCGTTGTTCGCGCTGTACCGGCGCGGCCGGCGGCTGGTCGGGTCGATACTCCCGTACGTCGCGATCGACCCCGTGCTCGTTCCCGAACCGGAGACGACGGACGCGTGGATCAGCCGAAGCGTGCTCGGCGAGAAACGGCGGCTCGCGGGCGGGCACGGGGTCTTCGAGGCCACCGGCCCGGGAACGCTGACCCGCCCGAACGCGGTCGCGTACTGCTACGGTCCCTCCGGGGCCGACGAGCGGAGTCCGCGAGCGACGGGGATCGGCGCCACCCTCGCGCCGACGGGCAAACCGCCGTACCCCCGGCGGATGGTCAACTATTACGACGAACGGTCGAAAGGCCTAGGAGAGCCCGCATGAGAGGATTCAGCGACGAGGAGCGCGAGCGGATTCGAGAGCAGTTGATCGAACACGGCCGGACGCTGTTCGCTCGGTACGGGCTGGAGAAGACGACGATAAGCGACCTGACGGAGCCGGTCGGAATCGCCACGAGCACGTTCTACCGCTTTTTCGACTCCAAAGAGGAGCTCTACGTCCGGATCCTCCAGCGAGAGGGCGAGGAGATCGAGCGCCGACTGCGGGCGGAACTCGACGCCGCCCCCGACACGGCGGCGTCGATCCGAACCCTGCTCGAGGTCGTCACCGAGGAGATCGAGACGAACCCGCTCATCCGCTCGGTCGTGCGAAACGACGACCTGGAACGGCTCGCCGCCGGGTACGAGGGCGGGTACGAGGAGGGGCGCGAACAGTCGTTCTCGTACCTGCTCCCGATCGTCCGGTCGTGGATCGAGGCGGGGGAGGTACGGGAGGACGTCGACCCCGAGGTGATCGCGAGCACGCTCCGGGCGACGACGATGGTGACGCTCCATCAGGACGAGATCGGGGAGGACCTCTACCCGGAGACGCGCGACCTGCTCATCGACCTCGTCGCCGAGGGGCTCGTCGAGGACGACGACCGCGGGTGACCGGGGTCGCCGGCGTTCGAGCGGGCGCTCGCGGAGGGCGAGGGACTGGAACTGCTGGAGGGGTGAAATCGTCCGTTTAGACGCCGGTACTGTACCGCAGTATCCCGGCGACGCCGCCGAAGGCGTTGTAGAGCTGTTCGCCCTTCTCGAAGTCCGTGGAGATGAACTTCGTCTCGGTGCCGCGCTGTTCGGCGATCGTCATGAGGTGCTCGATGGCGTCCTCGCGGTCCTCCTCGGAGGCCTCGACGTCGGCCCCGCAGTCGGTGCAGGTGTGGGCGGGCGTCGACGTGCGCCGGTCGATCATCTCGTAGTCGGTGTTGCCACACTCCGGGCAGTCGTAGGTGACGACGTCCTTGCGGAGGTCCTCGCTGAGCAGCAGTTGGTCGACCGACCCCATCATGAGGTTGGTTCGGGTCTGCTCGAAGCCGTAGGTCGCGAGGTCGCCGGCGTGGAGTTCCTTGAAGAACCGCTCCATCACCCGCTTGTCCTGCATCACCTCGGCGTCGGCGAGTGCCTCCTCGGCGTTGTCGACGAGTTCGCGCAGGCCGGACTCGTCGGTGTAGGCGACGTCGAACTTGCCGATCACCTTGTCCTGGATCTCGTGGTGGAGGTAGTCGCCGTCTAGGAACTCGTCTTTGGTGGGCGAGGGGCCGCCGACGAGGATGCCGTCGAGGTCGTGGCGCTTGGGGACGAACAGGTCGTTGCCCATCTCGGCGACCTCCTGGTAGAAGTTGTCGATGGCTTCGAGGCGCAGGCGGGCGAATCGCTGGGCGGACTGGCCACCTTTGCGCTGCTTGCCGGGGACGAGCGAGGAGGCGGATTTGACCGGTTCGATCCGTTTGCCTTTGAGCCAGCCGACGTTGGCCTCGCGGCGGTCGAGGACGATCAGGCCGTAGAGCCCGCTGTCGGTGAGCATCTGCTCCAGCGGTTCGGTGAGAAAGTCGGAGTCACAGTGGTAGCGGAACGACTGGACCGGCTGGGGCGGACTCTCCAGAACCTTGGTGACCATCTCGGTCTGGCCGCCGCCGGAGTCGACGGCCCCGGAGAACAGCACCATCCCGTTCTCCGGCGGATCCTTGTAGTAGCGGAGGCGGTCTTTGATGCTCGTCAGCGCGTCCTGAACGTTCGTCCGGGTCTGCTTGGACTTGATGTTGGAGGCTTCGCTGTGCTCCTGGGTGACGTGGGCGACCACGTCGCTGATCTGGCGGTCCTCGGGAACGTAGATGGTGACCAGTTGCGTCCCCGACCCCTCGTAGTTCTTGAGATCCTCTATCACCTTCCGGAACTCGTACTTCTTCCGGTCGGAGGTCTCCTGCTCGCCCTCCTGGCTCATCGTCCCTAGAAAACGGTGCGGCGTGTAAGTATCCTTTGACACGGCCGTCGGCCCGTGACGACGGCGAGACGACCGGCCGCAGCCGGCGCCCGCGGAACTCACGATTTAAGGTACTGCCGTCACACTGTCCGCGTATCGACCGAGCATGAGCGACAACACGGTATACGCCATCGCGAGCGGCAAAGGCGGCGTCGGGAAGACGACGACGACGGTGAACGTAGGGGCGGCGCTCGCGACGGCGGGCGAACGCGTCGTGGTCGTCGACGCCGACCTCGGCATGGCGAACCTCGCGGGGTTCGTGAGCCTCGGGACCGACTCGGTCACCCTCCACGACGTGCTCTCCGGCGAGGCCACCGTCGAGGACGCGACCTATCGGCTCGCGGAGAACATCTTCGCCGTCCCGAGCGGGACCGATCTCGACGACTACGCCGGAACCTCACCGGAGGGCCTCGGCGAGGCCGTCGCCGCCCTCCGCGAGAACTTCGACTACGTCCTCCTCGACGTCGGGGCGGGGGTCAACCACGAGACCGTCCTCCCGCTCGGGCTGGCCGACGCCGTCGTCCTCGTCTCGACGCCGGAACCCGCCTCCGTCCACGACGCGCGCAAGACGGTCGAACTCACCGACCGCGCCGGCGGGACGGTCGAGGGGGTCGTGTTCACGCGCGCGCGGCCGAAGACGGACGCCTCCTACGAGGAGATCGCCGCGCGACTCGACGTCCGGTTGCTGGGGGCGATCCCCGAGAACCCGGCCGTCCGCGAGAGCGTCTACGCCGGGACGCCGATCGTCGTCCACGAGCCCCCAAACCCGGTCTCGCTCGCCTACCGCAAACTCGCCGCGCGGCTGGCCGGCGTCGAGGTGCCGATGCCCGCCGACGAGTCCGACGCGGTGTCCAGCGCGGTCACGGAAGCCGAGGACTCCTGACGGGCGGGCGAACCCGCGCACGATTCTGCAGGCAGCACGCGCTTGCCCGCCAGCGGCGCTAGCCCGCCCATGGGGCCGGAGTTCACACCCGACGACGTCGGAAAGGCGGTCGAGAGCGCCGCGGGCGAGGAGATCGGAACGATCGCCGCGGTCGAGGGGGACGTCGCCCACGTCGAAGCCCGCTCCGGCGTGGTCGACTCGATCAGGGCGACGATCGGCTGGCGGGCCGCGAGCGATGACGCCGTCTCGATCCGCCGGGACGAGGTCGCCGAGATCGGCGGCGACGCGATCCGCCTCGCGGCCGACGCGGAACCGGGCGAGAGCGACGGGACGGGCGGCGCGGTCGAGGAGGGGGACGACGCGGCCGAAATCGGTGCGCCGGAACCGGACCTCGACGAGACGGGAGCGGACGGGACGTCACGGACGGCCGAACCGGCCCCGGTCGGGGAGCCGGGCGCGGTCCCGGAGCCCGACGCGTCCGGAACGCCGGACGCGGTCGGGGAGCCGACCGCGTCTGACGACCTCGACCGGCGAAGCGACGTCGAACGCGAGGCCGACGCCGGCGGGGAGTCCGCCGCCGAGGTCGGTGCGGGCGACGTCCGCGACGTGGACCCGGGCGCCCTCCGGCCGGCCGACGAGGCGGGCGGGACGGCCCCCGTCGGCGAGGCCGCGATGGAGCGCCGCGCCGGACGGCACCCGGCGGGCGAGAGCCGGGCGACAGCCGACGACGCGAGGGGCGGTAGAGCGGAGCGAGACGACCGCGAGAGCGTCCTCGCGGATCCGTTCGCCCCCCAGCGGACGGCGATCGAGGGGAGTCGACTGCTGTTCGAGGGCGGCGTAGCGATCCAGCGAAGCGCCGGCGAACTGGCGCTGCGTGCGCTCGGGAGTCAGGTGGCGGCCCAGCGCCGCGGGTTCGAACTCGCCGGGGCGGCGGCCCGCGCCCCGCTCGAAGCGAACCGGGACGCGGCCGACGAGGTCGACCGCGGCGGCCGGCCCGGACGGCGACTCGAACTCGTCGACGGCGTCGACGCGATGTACCGCGAGCGCCTGCAGGAGGCGGGCATCGCCACCCTCGACGACCTCGCCGCGGCCGATCCGGCGACCGTCGCCGCCGCCGCGGCCGTCACGGAGAAACGCGCCGAGAGCTGGATCGAGCAGGCCAGCGCGTAGGAGTCTACGAGACGACGTCGGGTCGGCGGGGAGAAATCGGGTAGAGCGGACTCGCGCCGTTACATCGAGCGCGGCGCGGCGATGCCCAGCGCCGACAGCGCGTTGGCGACCGTGTGCCGGGAGGCCGCGACCAGCGCGAGGCGCGCCTCGCGCAGGTCGGGGTCGACGTCGTCGGCGAGGACGGGGCACTCGCGGTAGAAGGCGTTGAACCGCTCGGCGAACGTGCGCGTGTAGGTCGCGACCTGGTGGGGTTCGAGGTCCTCGGCGGCGGCCTCGATCACCGCGGGGAAGCGGGCGATCGTCTCCAGCAGGGCGCGCTCCTCGGGGGTTTCGAGCAGGCTCGCGTCGACGTCGTCGAGCCCCGCGGGGCCCTCGTCGAGGTCGACGCCGGCCCCCTCAAGGATGCCACAGCAGCGCGCGTGGACGTACTGGACGTACGGGGCGGACTGGGCCTCGAAGTCGAGCGCGCGGTCCCACTCGAAGGTGATCGCCTTCGTCGGCTGCTTGGCGACGATGTCGTAGCGGACGGCGCCGACGCCGACCTGGTAGGCGATGCGGGCGACGTCCGCCTCGTCTAAGTCGTCGTCGCGGATGCGGTCGTCCATGCGCGACTCGACCTCCTCGCGGGCGCGGTCGATCGCCTCGTCGAGCAGGTCGTCGAGCATGATGCCGGTGCCGCGGCGAGTGGACATTCCTTCGCCGCCCGGGAGGTTGACCCACGAGTAGTGGATCGAGTCGAGGACGTCGGTGTCGTTGCCGAGGATCTGCAGCGCCGCGTCGAGCTGTCTGGCCTGTAGCTTGTGGTCCTCGCCGAGGACCGTCACCGCGCGGTCGAAGTTGTCGAACTTCCACTCGTGGTGGGCCAGATCGCGGGTAGTGTACAGCGACGTGCCGTCGGAGCGCAGGAAGACGAGGTCCTTGTCGATGCCGAACTCGTCGAGTTCGACCTTCCACGCCTCGTCCTCGTAGGTGGCGGACTCGGTCTCCTTGAGGCGCTCGGCGAGGTCCTCCGT
The Salinilacihabitans rarus DNA segment above includes these coding regions:
- the prf1 gene encoding peptide chain release factor aRF-1; this encodes MSQEGEQETSDRKKYEFRKVIEDLKNYEGSGTQLVTIYVPEDRQISDVVAHVTQEHSEASNIKSKQTRTNVQDALTSIKDRLRYYKDPPENGMVLFSGAVDSGGGQTEMVTKVLESPPQPVQSFRYHCDSDFLTEPLEQMLTDSGLYGLIVLDRREANVGWLKGKRIEPVKSASSLVPGKQRKGGQSAQRFARLRLEAIDNFYQEVAEMGNDLFVPKRHDLDGILVGGPSPTKDEFLDGDYLHHEIQDKVIGKFDVAYTDESGLRELVDNAEEALADAEVMQDKRVMERFFKELHAGDLATYGFEQTRTNLMMGSVDQLLLSEDLRKDVVTYDCPECGNTDYEMIDRRTSTPAHTCTDCGADVEASEEDREDAIEHLMTIAEQRGTETKFISTDFEKGEQLYNAFGGVAGILRYSTGV
- a CDS encoding DUF6653 family protein; this encodes MTTRESLAERFRARHANPWSGYTRSPLGPAPLFALYRRGRRLVGSILPYVAIDPVLVPEPETTDAWISRSVLGEKRRLAGGHGVFEATGPGTLTRPNAVAYCYGPSGADERSPRATGIGATLAPTGKPPYPRRMVNYYDERSKGLGEPA
- the argS gene encoding arginine--tRNA ligase; protein product: MILSLRSEVAEALEAALSSLDLPTDDLGIEEPPEDVPAVVASSAAFRLAGEVGSPPPEVAADVADAIDVDELTYVSRVDTEGAYLNFLPNETYFAETLDAGVDEEYGHLADRGESVVVEHTSANPTGPVHVGRARNPIIGDALANVLAFAGYDVERHYYVNDAGRQMAVFTWAYETFDEDDLDEEPSRDRIEYDLVRYYRKGNAFLEDASEEEVEAAEAEIEAIMRGLEAGDDEVYERVSEVVDQVLGGMRECLERLPAEFDEFVKETRFMRDGSTEDLAERLKETESATYEDEAWKVELDEFGIDKDLVFLRSDGTSLYTTRDLAHHEWKFDNFDRAVTVLGEDHKLQARQLDAALQILGNDTDVLDSIHYSWVNLPGGEGMSTRRGTGIMLDDLLDEAIDRAREEVESRMDDRIRDDDLDEADVARIAYQVGVGAVRYDIVAKQPTKAITFEWDRALDFEAQSAPYVQYVHARCCGILEGAGVDLDEGPAGLDDVDASLLETPEERALLETIARFPAVIEAAAEDLEPHQVATYTRTFAERFNAFYRECPVLADDVDPDLREARLALVAASRHTVANALSALGIAAPRSM
- a CDS encoding TetR/AcrR family transcriptional regulator is translated as MRGFSDEERERIREQLIEHGRTLFARYGLEKTTISDLTEPVGIATSTFYRFFDSKEELYVRILQREGEEIERRLRAELDAAPDTAASIRTLLEVVTEEIETNPLIRSVVRNDDLERLAAGYEGGYEEGREQSFSYLLPIVRSWIEAGEVREDVDPEVIASTLRATTMVTLHQDEIGEDLYPETRDLLIDLVAEGLVEDDDRG
- the minD gene encoding cell division ATPase MinD, which produces MSDNTVYAIASGKGGVGKTTTTVNVGAALATAGERVVVVDADLGMANLAGFVSLGTDSVTLHDVLSGEATVEDATYRLAENIFAVPSGTDLDDYAGTSPEGLGEAVAALRENFDYVLLDVGAGVNHETVLPLGLADAVVLVSTPEPASVHDARKTVELTDRAGGTVEGVVFTRARPKTDASYEEIAARLDVRLLGAIPENPAVRESVYAGTPIVVHEPPNPVSLAYRKLAARLAGVEVPMPADESDAVSSAVTEAEDS
- a CDS encoding helix-turn-helix transcriptional regulator, which produces MTRDDHFDALRAVSRRRRLLAALADGPASKAALADALDRSRSTVDRAVRELESLELLERDADGVCLTVPGRLALAECRRSADVLETVCEAGPHLECLPADAPLDRRLFEGATVHEPEPHAPNEIVEEIAELLDDAALFRCFSGAERTPLFRERIYERTVGGDLDAEAVFTDDLVAYLLESIPEALHEVIVRGGFDVYARASVPYSLALLEGPDGRYTFVVAADGREVRAVVRNESPAAFEWGMDVYRRYRAEATRLPPPG
- a CDS encoding helix-turn-helix transcriptional regulator, which translates into the protein MSDNRTIAALDALRSRLDVVRTVREEPRRKPDLSDRLNVSRSTVDRAVRELRSAGLLVRDDGEYVLTLYGELLADCYEAFLADAREVGAAGPLLEALPADAPMAREFLAGATVETADPPATHRPVSRFERLLAEADRMRGLSRTISQSTTPRLINERVRDGMTGELVVGADLAAHVRSDPHERSRERENVETGRYRLFEVDSIPYGLALLDLDDGTRAVVFVYDDDNDLLGTITADDPEAVAWAETLYERYRSRATDISSTLVD
- a CDS encoding V-type ATP synthase subunit D, whose product is MAKDVKPTRKELMQIEERIDLSERGHGTLEKKRDGLIMEFMDILDRAQDVRGDLAEDYERAQKKIDMARAMEGDVAVRGAAAALHDHPEITTEAKNIMGVVVPQIESSRVSKGLDQRGYGIIGTSARIDEAAEAYEDLLESIILAAEVETAMKKMLREIETTKRRVNALEFKLLPELHSNKEYIEQKLEEQEREEIFRLKKIKEKKEQEEREAREAEAEAASDDDLEQEATVGGLPGGD
- a CDS encoding helix-hairpin-helix domain-containing protein, coding for MGPEFTPDDVGKAVESAAGEEIGTIAAVEGDVAHVEARSGVVDSIRATIGWRAASDDAVSIRRDEVAEIGGDAIRLAADAEPGESDGTGGAVEEGDDAAEIGAPEPDLDETGADGTSRTAEPAPVGEPGAVPEPDASGTPDAVGEPTASDDLDRRSDVEREADAGGESAAEVGAGDVRDVDPGALRPADEAGGTAPVGEAAMERRAGRHPAGESRATADDARGGRAERDDRESVLADPFAPQRTAIEGSRLLFEGGVAIQRSAGELALRALGSQVAAQRRGFELAGAAARAPLEANRDAADEVDRGGRPGRRLELVDGVDAMYRERLQEAGIATLDDLAAADPATVAAAAAVTEKRAESWIEQASA
- a CDS encoding DUF6276 family protein, producing MACPACDAATVPFSVPEEYREHAPENAAAAAICTRCLTVVAADDADTDPDFSRVSDAFPARPDRAVPLALALGLCSSLATNRRGIEALLDAVERAGADPLLAIDRLLADPSVDPAIDLDRRRHQLEQLLY